The Fluviicola sp. genome contains a region encoding:
- the gldL gene encoding gliding motility protein GldL, which produces MKPGSKGWKKFMAKLYGFGAAVVIVGALFKIMHWPGAGPMLVIGLSTEAIIFIFSAFEPIHEDPNWELVYPELAFAHSDDLDHDALPAAGGRGGRNSGGTGITEHLDKMLEEAKIDGQLLERLGDGMRQLGENASQLKGVTSAAAATDSYVSSLQAASDKVSSLSEAYERASVSISGMTSNTQEGESFGEQMQKVSKNLAALNNVYELQLKGSSAHLEATEKFQGQVTEMMKNLSDSAEDTKRYKENMAMLSKNLTDLNAVYGNMLKAMTISRD; this is translated from the coding sequence ATGAAACCAGGAAGTAAAGGATGGAAAAAGTTTATGGCGAAATTATACGGTTTCGGTGCGGCAGTCGTAATCGTTGGAGCCTTATTTAAAATTATGCACTGGCCTGGAGCTGGTCCGATGCTTGTAATCGGTCTGTCTACGGAGGCTATTATCTTCATCTTCTCGGCATTTGAACCGATTCATGAGGATCCAAACTGGGAGCTTGTTTATCCTGAACTGGCATTCGCACACAGCGATGATTTAGATCACGATGCATTACCGGCAGCAGGAGGAAGAGGAGGAAGAAATTCCGGAGGTACTGGAATTACTGAGCACTTGGATAAAATGTTGGAAGAAGCTAAAATCGACGGTCAATTATTGGAGCGTTTAGGTGATGGGATGCGCCAATTGGGTGAAAATGCTTCTCAATTGAAAGGTGTAACATCTGCAGCAGCGGCAACTGACTCTTATGTTTCTTCATTACAAGCAGCATCTGATAAAGTATCTTCTTTGTCTGAGGCATACGAAAGAGCTTCTGTTTCTATTTCAGGAATGACTTCAAACACACAAGAGGGTGAATCATTCGGTGAGCAAATGCAGAAAGTATCTAAAAACCTTGCAGCGTTGAACAACGTTTATGAATTACAATTGAAAGGTTCTTCTGCTCATTTGGAAGCTACTGAGAAATTCCAGGGTCAGGTAACTGAAATGATGAAGAACTTGTCTGATTCAGCTGAGGATACAAAACGTTACAAAGAGAATATGGCAATGTTGTCTAAAAACTTGACTGATTTGAACGCAGTTTACGGCAACATGTTGAAAGCTATGACAATTTCCAGAGACTAA
- a CDS encoding SUMF1/EgtB/PvdO family nonheme iron enzyme, giving the protein MKKLLFIGLIGAFIASCSSRSGHLTGTLGRRVYQPEIPLGMVYIPSGSYIMGENDQDVPFLHQTRAKTVSVQAFYIDQTEITNNEYRQFVDWVRDSMARERIYSGLEEDDEASRYINYNDMYFDEGALEMVEFEPSDRDVNRAQFNLNWDRKFSYDDPDLMPLLADMYYPQPERFYKRREFDTRKLNFKYYWIDLREAAVRGRIEIVHNGVDKDGNEIAPEHRDLNTPPHPFTEEPQGLDKDLSYFNKKGQSTGLRGHENRQRFIIDEEINVYPDTLVWVRDFTYSFHDPMTNMYFWHPAYDNYPVIGITWVQAKAFSIWRTQLLNSWLLSMGDLFVNDFRLPTEAEWERAARGDLNNSPYPWGGPYIRNQSGCFLGNFKPMRGRYFEDGGFHTVKAYSYNPNGWGLYCMAGNVSEWCETAYDESMYEFSHDLNTEYRYDAMDWDPPAMKRKVIRGGSWKDVGYYLQTSTRTYEYQDTAKSYVGFRNVATHLGRGGREFSKEGGEEIRSDIQLR; this is encoded by the coding sequence ATGAAAAAACTGTTGTTTATCGGTTTAATTGGGGCCTTCATTGCCTCTTGTAGCTCACGTAGTGGCCACTTGACGGGGACATTAGGTCGTAGAGTTTATCAGCCTGAGATTCCTCTTGGGATGGTTTATATTCCGTCAGGTTCCTACATCATGGGAGAAAATGACCAGGACGTACCTTTCCTGCACCAAACACGTGCAAAGACGGTGTCTGTTCAGGCATTTTACATTGATCAGACTGAGATCACGAATAACGAGTACCGTCAGTTCGTGGATTGGGTGAGAGATTCCATGGCTCGTGAACGGATTTATTCCGGATTGGAAGAAGATGATGAGGCTTCTCGTTACATCAACTACAACGACATGTACTTTGATGAAGGTGCGTTGGAGATGGTTGAATTCGAGCCTTCCGATCGTGATGTCAATCGTGCACAATTTAACCTGAACTGGGATCGTAAGTTTTCCTACGATGATCCGGATCTGATGCCGTTGCTTGCAGATATGTACTATCCGCAGCCTGAGCGTTTCTACAAGCGCAGAGAGTTTGATACACGTAAATTGAATTTCAAGTACTATTGGATCGACTTAAGAGAGGCAGCTGTTAGAGGTCGCATTGAAATCGTTCACAATGGTGTTGATAAGGATGGTAACGAGATTGCTCCGGAACACCGTGACTTGAATACACCTCCGCATCCGTTTACGGAAGAGCCTCAAGGTTTGGACAAAGATTTAAGTTACTTCAACAAAAAAGGACAAAGTACAGGTCTTCGTGGTCACGAGAACCGTCAGCGATTCATCATTGATGAAGAAATTAACGTATATCCGGATACATTGGTTTGGGTTCGTGACTTTACTTATTCCTTCCACGATCCGATGACAAACATGTACTTCTGGCACCCGGCTTATGATAACTATCCCGTTATCGGTATTACCTGGGTACAGGCTAAGGCATTCTCAATCTGGAGAACTCAATTATTGAACAGCTGGTTGCTTTCAATGGGTGATTTGTTTGTGAATGATTTCCGTTTGCCAACTGAGGCTGAATGGGAAAGAGCTGCCCGCGGAGATTTGAATAACTCTCCTTATCCTTGGGGAGGTCCTTATATCCGTAACCAAAGCGGATGTTTCCTTGGAAACTTCAAGCCGATGAGAGGCCGTTATTTTGAAGACGGTGGTTTCCACACGGTAAAAGCTTACTCTTATAACCCGAACGGGTGGGGTCTGTACTGTATGGCAGGAAACGTTTCGGAATGGTGTGAGACAGCTTACGACGAGTCTATGTATGAGTTCTCTCATGACTTGAATACTGAATACAGATATGATGCAATGGACTGGGATCCGCCGGCAATGAAGCGTAAAGTAATTCGCGGTGGTTCCTGGAAAGATGTAGGTTACTATTTGCAAACTTCAACTCGTACATACGAGTATCAGGATACTGCCAAATCGTACGTCGGATTCCGAAATGTGGCAACACACTTAGGTCGCGGTGGACGAGAATTCTCTAAAGAGGGTGGCGAGGAAATTCGTAGCGATATCCAACTTCGCTAA
- a CDS encoding type IX secretion system membrane protein PorP/SprF: protein MNKTLRILSAFVLCSFGASAQQDIALTHFIYNKFAINPGATGIEEGLCGNLIYRNQWDKVNGAPNSVVFNAEANMESFGKWTGGFGLNFTHDAIGFQRQNNVMLNYSHHIQLGNGRLGIGLGVGMVNFGMNPTWIGPQTQIDPTFPGSSSAITFDLNFGLYYRAENWFAGLSSSHLQASALNLTTQLPSSSGTGTVPYDLARHYYAMGGYTFRGIGAKGEIDVQGTLQTDLVKYSGNLNARYIYNGFLYGGLGFRNSDAVSVLLGYRPFDIKKPKSRMFMWVGYSYDITIGRLSKISNGTHEIALKFCYIPVIPITKAHHPKWL from the coding sequence ATGAATAAAACGTTACGTATTTTATCAGCGTTTGTGTTGTGTTCTTTTGGAGCTTCTGCTCAGCAAGATATCGCATTGACACATTTTATTTACAATAAGTTCGCCATCAACCCGGGCGCTACTGGTATTGAGGAAGGGTTGTGTGGAAATTTAATTTATCGCAATCAGTGGGATAAAGTAAACGGAGCACCGAATTCCGTAGTTTTCAACGCTGAGGCAAACATGGAGAGTTTCGGTAAATGGACCGGAGGGTTTGGTTTGAACTTCACGCATGATGCCATTGGTTTTCAGAGACAAAATAACGTGATGTTGAATTATTCGCATCATATCCAGTTGGGTAACGGTCGATTAGGTATCGGTTTGGGTGTAGGAATGGTGAATTTCGGTATGAACCCGACATGGATCGGTCCTCAGACTCAGATTGACCCTACTTTTCCCGGTTCAAGTTCAGCAATCACGTTTGACTTGAATTTTGGATTGTATTACCGTGCTGAGAATTGGTTCGCAGGATTGTCATCCAGTCACTTGCAGGCTTCTGCTTTGAATCTGACAACCCAGCTTCCGTCTTCAAGCGGTACAGGTACGGTTCCTTACGATTTAGCTCGTCACTACTACGCAATGGGAGGTTATACTTTCAGAGGTATCGGTGCAAAAGGAGAAATTGATGTGCAGGGAACTTTGCAAACAGATTTAGTGAAGTATTCAGGAAACCTGAATGCCCGATATATTTACAATGGATTCCTTTACGGAGGTTTAGGGTTTAGAAATAGTGATGCGGTTTCTGTTTTATTAGGGTACAGACCGTTCGATATCAAGAAACCAAAAAGCAGAATGTTTATGTGGGTAGGATACTCTTATGATATCACAATCGGTAGATTATCAAAGATTTCCAACGGTACACATGAGATCGCGCTTAAGTTTTGTTATATCCCTGTGATACCAATTACGAAAGCACATCACCCTAAATGGTTGTAA
- a CDS encoding formimidoylglutamase: MKDISIYFSSVETPENPVSESLGEFIVRNDESGFPEIDRAGLALIYVPEFRNGEPSLHGQTDDRFRSHLNTYFPGSNWKFKIYDLGNLMPGERVEDTYFALRQVVAELVKKSVIPVVIGGSQDLTYAMYQGYEELEQLINVLNVDSRLDLGDPELPIGKDAYVSKLLMHRPCYLFNLSVIGYQTPLVKASEIDLFEKLFFDAIRLGEFKADFRTAEPLLRNTDLLSIDLQSIKASDFKGKYFSQPNGLDNMDICQIAKYAGISDKLTSVGLFNLLPGDIADSAHAEIAQIIWYFIDGYSQRVGDFPIGSKKDYTKFTVFLDEINHDIIFYRSNRSERWWMEVPYPPKEGIKYERHHMVPCDKAQYNNALNGDIPNLWWKTYQKLG, from the coding sequence ATGAAGGACATATCTATTTATTTCAGTTCCGTTGAAACACCTGAGAACCCTGTTTCCGAATCGTTGGGCGAGTTCATCGTGCGCAATGACGAATCTGGTTTCCCTGAAATAGATCGTGCAGGTCTTGCTTTAATTTATGTTCCTGAATTCAGAAATGGTGAACCGTCCTTACACGGACAAACAGATGATCGTTTTAGAAGTCACTTGAACACATATTTTCCCGGAAGCAACTGGAAATTTAAAATCTATGACCTGGGAAATCTCATGCCGGGCGAACGGGTAGAAGATACCTACTTTGCATTGAGACAGGTAGTGGCCGAATTGGTGAAGAAATCCGTTATTCCGGTGGTGATCGGAGGTTCCCAGGATTTGACCTATGCCATGTACCAGGGATATGAAGAACTGGAACAGCTGATCAACGTGTTAAATGTAGATTCCAGGCTGGATTTGGGAGATCCTGAACTCCCGATAGGCAAAGATGCGTATGTCAGTAAATTGCTCATGCACCGGCCGTGTTACCTGTTCAATTTGTCGGTAATCGGCTACCAGACTCCGCTGGTAAAAGCTTCGGAAATTGATCTTTTTGAAAAACTGTTCTTCGATGCGATCCGTTTGGGAGAGTTCAAAGCTGATTTCCGGACAGCAGAACCGCTGCTTCGCAATACAGACCTGTTAAGCATCGATTTGCAGTCGATCAAAGCTTCGGATTTCAAAGGGAAGTATTTTTCCCAACCGAATGGTCTTGATAATATGGATATCTGCCAGATTGCCAAATACGCAGGGATTTCGGATAAATTGACGTCGGTTGGATTATTCAATCTGTTGCCTGGAGATATTGCCGACAGCGCCCATGCAGAAATTGCGCAGATTATCTGGTATTTTATCGACGGTTATTCACAGCGTGTAGGCGACTTTCCGATCGGTTCCAAAAAGGATTACACTAAATTTACCGTTTTCCTGGATGAAATAAATCACGACATTATTTTCTACCGCAGCAACCGCTCCGAACGCTGGTGGATGGAGGTTCCTTACCCTCCGAAAGAAGGAATTAAGTACGAAAGGCATCACATGGTTCCGTGCGATAAAGCGCAGTATAACAATGCGTTGAATGGCGATATCCCTAACCTGTGGTGGAAAACATATCAAAAACTAGGGTAA
- the topA gene encoding type I DNA topoisomerase: protein MSKNLVIVESPAKAKTIEGYLGKDFTVKSSFGHVRDLASKGLAIDVENNFAPEYEVSSDKKALVAELKKLAKESDVVWLATDEDREGEAISWHLYETLGLAKKDTKRITFNEITKGAILKAIENPRQINKPLVDAQQARRVLDRLVGFELSPVLWKKVRPSLSAGRVQSVAVRLIVEREKEIQNFHAESYFRVTGEFLKGKERIKAEVSKHFGTDTEVNSFLEKCADIDFKVLDVQQKPAKKTPASPFTTSTLQQEASLKLGFSVSRTMQVAQKLYEAGHITYMRTDSVNLSETAMQGAKNEILSAYGAQYSHPTKYTNKSSNAQEAHEAIRPTNFAMHALSYGERDEVRLYDLIWKRAIASQMSHAELERTTISIGDQKLPEVFQAKGEVIKFDGFLKVYLETNLDEEENDSETEGLLPAVQVGELLNRDFIRATQRFTRPAARYVEASLVKKLEELGIGRPSTYAPTISTIQKRGYVEKQEREGEERAYQVLELKGTTINKQTKKEITGKEKNKLFPTDIGMVVTDFLIDHFGGIMDYHFTAEVEEQFDEIARGKMEWTKMLDSFYKPFHDNVEDTLEHSDRATGERELGIDPESGKKVIARIGRFGPMIQIGDEKEDGDKPRFASLLSTQSIHTITLNEALDLFQLPKSLGEYKGQAVEVNVGRFGPYVKFGDQFISLAKGDDPMDFTMDQAIVLIDSKLQADAPIGTYEGLPVQKGVGRFGPFIKWNGIFINVSKKYDFDNLTQNDINTLVAEKIQKDIDKVVHDWKEEGIRVEKARWGKSVILKGKLKIELPSSVDAAALTLDKVKEMIEKKAPAKKAPAKKKAAPKKK from the coding sequence ATGAGTAAGAATTTAGTAATAGTTGAGTCACCTGCAAAGGCAAAAACCATTGAAGGATATTTAGGAAAAGACTTTACTGTAAAATCAAGTTTCGGACACGTGCGTGATTTGGCTTCGAAAGGATTGGCAATCGATGTAGAGAATAATTTCGCCCCTGAATACGAGGTTAGTTCAGACAAGAAAGCACTTGTTGCAGAACTGAAGAAATTAGCGAAAGAATCCGATGTGGTATGGCTCGCTACCGATGAGGACCGCGAAGGAGAAGCGATTTCCTGGCACTTGTATGAGACGCTCGGATTGGCTAAAAAAGACACGAAGCGAATCACATTCAACGAGATTACAAAAGGTGCGATCTTAAAAGCCATTGAGAATCCGCGCCAAATCAACAAACCTTTAGTGGATGCACAACAGGCCAGACGTGTACTGGACCGTTTGGTAGGTTTTGAGCTTTCTCCCGTTTTGTGGAAAAAAGTTCGGCCAAGCTTGTCTGCCGGACGTGTGCAATCGGTTGCAGTGCGTTTGATCGTGGAGCGTGAAAAAGAAATCCAGAACTTCCATGCAGAGAGCTATTTCCGCGTTACGGGCGAGTTTCTGAAAGGAAAAGAGCGCATCAAGGCAGAAGTTTCAAAGCATTTCGGAACGGATACAGAAGTGAACTCTTTCCTGGAGAAGTGTGCGGACATTGATTTCAAAGTATTGGACGTTCAGCAGAAACCGGCTAAGAAAACTCCGGCTTCCCCGTTTACAACTTCTACCCTTCAGCAGGAAGCATCCCTGAAATTGGGATTCTCTGTTTCAAGGACCATGCAGGTTGCACAGAAACTATACGAAGCAGGACACATTACTTACATGCGTACCGACTCCGTGAATTTATCGGAAACGGCTATGCAAGGAGCGAAGAACGAAATTCTTTCGGCTTACGGAGCACAGTATTCGCATCCGACCAAATACACCAACAAAAGTTCCAATGCACAGGAAGCTCACGAAGCTATCCGCCCGACGAACTTTGCCATGCATGCTTTGAGCTACGGAGAAAGAGACGAAGTGCGTTTGTACGACCTGATCTGGAAACGTGCCATCGCTTCTCAAATGAGCCATGCGGAACTGGAACGAACAACCATTTCCATCGGAGATCAGAAACTTCCGGAAGTTTTCCAGGCAAAAGGAGAAGTTATCAAATTTGACGGGTTCCTGAAAGTATATCTGGAAACAAACCTGGATGAAGAAGAAAACGACAGCGAAACGGAAGGATTATTGCCGGCTGTTCAGGTCGGAGAGCTTTTGAATCGCGATTTCATCCGGGCTACTCAGCGATTTACCAGACCAGCTGCACGTTACGTAGAAGCTTCTTTGGTGAAAAAACTGGAAGAACTGGGAATTGGCCGTCCTTCTACTTATGCGCCTACCATTTCAACGATCCAGAAACGAGGATACGTGGAGAAGCAGGAGAGAGAAGGAGAGGAGCGCGCATACCAGGTGTTGGAATTGAAAGGCACCACGATCAATAAGCAGACGAAAAAAGAAATTACCGGTAAGGAAAAGAATAAATTATTCCCGACAGATATCGGAATGGTTGTAACAGACTTCCTGATTGATCATTTCGGCGGAATCATGGATTATCACTTTACTGCGGAAGTAGAAGAGCAATTCGATGAGATTGCACGCGGTAAAATGGAATGGACCAAAATGCTGGATTCATTCTACAAACCGTTCCACGACAACGTAGAAGATACACTGGAACATTCGGATCGTGCTACCGGTGAGCGCGAACTGGGAATCGACCCGGAATCCGGGAAAAAGGTTATTGCACGCATCGGCCGTTTCGGACCAATGATCCAGATCGGTGACGAAAAAGAAGACGGAGACAAACCGCGTTTTGCCTCTTTGCTGAGCACACAAAGTATCCATACCATCACCCTGAACGAAGCATTGGATCTGTTCCAGTTGCCGAAAAGCCTGGGAGAATACAAAGGTCAGGCTGTAGAAGTAAATGTGGGCCGTTTCGGGCCTTACGTGAAGTTCGGAGACCAATTCATTTCGCTGGCAAAAGGAGATGATCCGATGGATTTTACCATGGATCAGGCAATCGTGTTGATCGACTCCAAATTGCAGGCGGATGCACCGATCGGAACTTACGAAGGTTTACCGGTACAGAAAGGAGTTGGCCGTTTCGGTCCGTTTATCAAATGGAACGGGATCTTTATCAATGTCAGCAAAAAATACGATTTCGACAACCTCACTCAAAACGACATCAATACCCTGGTTGCTGAAAAGATCCAGAAGGATATCGACAAAGTGGTTCACGATTGGAAAGAAGAAGGAATCCGTGTTGAGAAAGCGCGTTGGGGAAAATCTGTTATCCTGAAAGGCAAATTAAAGATCGAACTTCCGAGTAGTGTGGATGCTGCGGCTTTAACGCTGGATAAGGTAAAGGAAATGATCGAGAAGAAGGCACCGGCTAAAAAAGCACCTGCGAAAAAGAAAGCGGCCCCGAAAAAGAAGTGA
- the miaB gene encoding tRNA (N6-isopentenyl adenosine(37)-C2)-methylthiotransferase MiaB, whose translation MLENHGLNKVIDESRQGEAIILEGGTGSKKLYVESYGCQMNFSDSEVVASIMTKEGYTTTRNIDEADVVLINTCSIRENAETRVRNRLTEFKKRKADQPNLVVGILGCMAERLKQSLLEEEQLVDLVAGPDAYRDLPNLIDEVGTGQRAVNVLLSREETYADISPVRMDQGGVSAFVTITRGCDNMCSFCVVPFTRGRERSRDPQTIVQECKDLFANGYREVTLLGQNVDSYRWNMSSKGVIKDESIPTTNFAQLMEMVALIHPDLRIRFSTSHPKDMTDDVLEIMAKYENICPYIHLPVQSGNSNVLERMNRGYSREWYLDRIAAIKRIIPDCAISTDIITGFCGETDEEHNETVSLMKEVAYDFAYMFKYSERPKTLAERKFADDVPDEVKGKRLEEIIALQLESSAASHKKQVGKIAKVLVEGPSKRSEEHFCGRDGRNSMVVFPKGNAKKGEYVLVKITDCTSATLIGELVNHAN comes from the coding sequence ATGTTAGAGAATCACGGTTTAAATAAAGTTATTGACGAGAGCAGACAAGGAGAAGCTATCATTTTAGAAGGTGGAACCGGCTCCAAAAAACTTTATGTGGAAAGTTACGGTTGTCAAATGAATTTCAGCGACAGTGAAGTTGTTGCTTCGATCATGACAAAAGAAGGATACACAACCACTCGAAACATTGATGAGGCAGATGTAGTCCTTATTAATACATGCTCCATCCGGGAGAATGCTGAAACACGCGTTCGCAACCGTTTGACCGAATTTAAAAAGCGCAAAGCAGACCAGCCGAACCTGGTGGTCGGGATCTTAGGATGTATGGCCGAGCGTTTGAAACAATCTTTGCTGGAAGAAGAACAATTAGTGGACCTGGTTGCAGGACCGGATGCTTACCGTGACTTACCGAACCTGATCGATGAAGTAGGAACCGGACAGCGCGCGGTGAACGTTTTGCTTTCCCGTGAAGAAACTTACGCGGATATTTCTCCTGTGAGAATGGACCAGGGAGGTGTTAGTGCGTTCGTAACCATTACACGCGGTTGCGACAACATGTGCTCTTTCTGTGTGGTACCGTTTACACGCGGACGGGAGCGTTCGAGAGATCCGCAAACAATCGTACAGGAATGCAAGGATTTATTCGCCAACGGTTACCGGGAAGTAACTTTATTAGGTCAGAACGTAGACAGTTACCGCTGGAATATGAGCAGCAAAGGAGTGATCAAGGATGAATCCATCCCGACGACCAACTTTGCGCAATTGATGGAAATGGTGGCATTGATCCACCCGGACCTACGCATCCGTTTCTCTACTTCCCATCCGAAAGACATGACGGATGATGTGTTGGAGATCATGGCGAAATACGAGAATATTTGTCCGTACATCCATTTACCGGTTCAATCCGGGAACTCTAATGTACTGGAGCGTATGAACCGCGGATATTCCCGTGAGTGGTACCTGGACCGTATCGCTGCTATCAAACGCATTATTCCGGATTGTGCCATTTCAACAGATATTATTACCGGTTTCTGCGGAGAAACTGACGAAGAACACAACGAAACGGTTTCTTTGATGAAAGAAGTTGCTTACGACTTTGCTTACATGTTCAAGTACTCCGAAAGACCAAAAACATTGGCTGAACGTAAATTCGCAGACGATGTTCCGGATGAAGTAAAAGGAAAACGCCTGGAAGAGATCATCGCTTTGCAGTTGGAAAGTTCAGCTGCTTCCCATAAAAAACAGGTTGGTAAAATCGCCAAAGTATTGGTAGAAGGACCTTCCAAGCGTTCGGAAGAACATTTCTGCGGAAGAGACGGAAGAAACTCCATGGTAGTGTTCCCGAAAGGAAATGCCAAAAAAGGCGAATACGTACTGGTTAAAATTACCGACTGCACTTCTGCAACATTGATCGGGGAATTGGTGAACCACGCTAACTAA
- a CDS encoding sigma-54 dependent transcriptional regulator, with amino-acid sequence MSSLSLQQIKQRFGIIGNAPQLNRALEVAMQVAPTDISVLVTGESGTGKEIIPQVIHQLSARKHNEYIAVNCGAIPEGTIDSELFGHEKGSFTGATGSRQGYFEVADGGTIFLDEVAELPMQTQVRLLRVLETGEFIRVGSSKVIKTNVRVVAATNENMQRAIQSGKFREDLLYRLSTVPIPLPPLRQRQEDIYLLFRKFASDFAEKYRMPAVKLTADAVEILNAYHWPGNIRQLKNLVEQISVIEQERDIDGPRLQSYLPQAEEFFPAVVGAQETKIDERELMYKFLFDMKNDLNELKKLVVELLNNQGDFSLSNDQAAVVNRLYHDLNHHGEQRILPPAPIKTETVKPVVFDDPDTEDYEIHEEVQESLSLEDREKELIQKALDKHRGRRKYAAEELGISERTLYRKIKEYDIQG; translated from the coding sequence ATGAGCAGCTTATCACTTCAACAAATCAAGCAGCGATTCGGGATCATCGGAAATGCTCCGCAACTGAATCGCGCCTTAGAAGTTGCTATGCAAGTGGCTCCTACAGATATTTCGGTTTTGGTGACCGGAGAAAGCGGAACAGGTAAAGAGATCATTCCGCAGGTTATTCATCAGCTGAGCGCCCGTAAACATAACGAATACATTGCTGTAAACTGCGGTGCGATCCCGGAAGGAACGATCGATTCCGAATTATTCGGGCACGAAAAGGGATCTTTTACCGGCGCAACCGGAAGCCGCCAGGGTTATTTTGAAGTAGCAGACGGCGGAACAATTTTCCTGGATGAAGTAGCCGAATTACCGATGCAGACACAGGTTCGCTTGCTTCGCGTACTGGAAACCGGCGAGTTCATTCGCGTAGGTTCTTCAAAAGTGATTAAAACGAATGTGCGCGTAGTTGCGGCTACGAATGAAAACATGCAGCGCGCAATCCAATCCGGGAAGTTCCGGGAAGATTTACTTTACAGGCTAAGCACCGTTCCGATCCCACTTCCGCCATTGCGCCAGCGACAAGAAGATATTTATTTGCTTTTCCGCAAATTTGCCAGTGATTTTGCTGAAAAGTATCGCATGCCGGCTGTGAAACTCACTGCGGACGCCGTTGAAATACTGAATGCTTACCATTGGCCGGGAAATATCCGCCAGTTGAAAAACCTGGTGGAACAAATTTCGGTGATCGAGCAGGAACGCGATATTGACGGTCCGCGTTTACAATCCTATTTACCGCAGGCAGAAGAGTTTTTCCCTGCTGTAGTCGGTGCACAGGAAACTAAAATCGACGAACGCGAACTGATGTACAAGTTCCTCTTCGATATGAAGAACGACCTGAACGAATTGAAAAAACTGGTAGTCGAATTGTTGAATAACCAGGGTGATTTCAGTTTGTCGAACGACCAGGCAGCAGTTGTCAATCGTTTGTACCACGATTTGAACCATCACGGGGAACAGCGCATTTTACCGCCTGCTCCTATCAAAACAGAAACTGTAAAACCGGTTGTTTTCGACGATCCGGATACGGAAGACTACGAAATCCACGAAGAAGTACAGGAATCCCTGTCACTGGAGGACCGTGAAAAGGAACTGATCCAAAAAGCGCTGGACAAACACCGCGGAAGAAGAAAGTATGCGGCGGAAGAATTGGGAATTTCGGAACGAACTTTGTATCGCAAGATCAAAGAATACGATATCCAGGGATGA
- the lptE gene encoding LPS assembly lipoprotein LptE, which yields MKQLSLILLLMIGLTSCWPKAFMNPIDNSMPEEWKKFYITPLELNAATAPSNYPANLSEAMRSGIQNNTRLKLASTLEDAQIKISGIISGYNTSPIAIQQGDLAAKNRLTVSVNFTILTPTKGLEKMEFTSSRFADYESSEQLVDVETRLLESINQQVVQDVVNKLLSNW from the coding sequence ATGAAACAACTAAGCCTTATACTCCTTTTAATGATCGGTCTGACCAGCTGCTGGCCGAAAGCCTTTATGAATCCGATTGATAATTCAATGCCCGAAGAGTGGAAAAAATTCTACATTACTCCTTTGGAATTGAATGCGGCAACCGCTCCGTCCAATTACCCGGCAAATTTGTCGGAAGCCATGCGAAGCGGAATTCAAAACAATACCCGTTTGAAATTAGCTTCCACCCTGGAAGATGCCCAAATTAAAATCAGCGGTATTATTTCCGGGTACAACACCTCGCCTATTGCGATCCAGCAGGGAGACCTGGCAGCTAAAAACCGTTTAACGGTTTCAGTTAATTTCACTATACTTACACCAACCAAAGGGTTGGAAAAAATGGAGTTTACAAGTTCCCGTTTCGCCGATTACGAATCCAGTGAGCAATTGGTCGACGTTGAAACACGTTTATTGGAATCCATCAACCAGCAGGTCGTACAAGATGTTGTGAACAAACTGTTATCCAATTGGTAA
- the secG gene encoding preprotein translocase subunit SecG translates to MIALISILLVLASVLLIVVVFVQNPKGGGLSSDFGAAQQLGGVQRTNDFIEKATWTLAAVILVASIGLTSLMKPAKVKQPEKKEQTGGQQGGPAGGQQGGAQGGQQQQ, encoded by the coding sequence ATGATAGCATTAATTTCAATTTTACTAGTATTAGCAAGTGTTTTATTAATCGTAGTGGTGTTTGTTCAGAACCCTAAAGGAGGAGGTTTATCTTCTGATTTCGGTGCTGCTCAGCAATTGGGTGGTGTACAACGCACAAATGATTTTATCGAAAAAGCAACTTGGACACTTGCAGCTGTAATCTTAGTAGCAAGTATTGGTTTGACAAGTTTGATGAAACCTGCGAAAGTAAAACAACCGGAGAAAAAAGAGCAAACCGGAGGACAACAAGGTGGTCCGGCTGGAGGTCAGCAAGGTGGAGCTCAAGGCGGTCAGCAGCAGCAATAA